CCATATAACCCCGTGGAGTAAAGGCGGCAGGACGACCGCCGCAAACTGTCAAATGCTTTGCGCAGATTGTAACAGGCGCAAGAGTGATGTTTAATGCGAGTATCGCGGCTTATCTTT
This is a stretch of genomic DNA from Synergistaceae bacterium. It encodes these proteins:
- a CDS encoding HNH endonuclease is translated as HITPWSKGGRTTAANCQMLCADCNRRKSDV